DNA sequence from the Vicia villosa cultivar HV-30 ecotype Madison, WI linkage group LG3, Vvil1.0, whole genome shotgun sequence genome:
ttccttttttttttatttataaattttttctcCGAATTTTATGTTGCAGCTGATGAAGAGCTTTGAACCAAACTCGCTGAAATGACTGGATTGTTAGTACTAATGCAACTGTTCTGTGTAGCGGATGTTTTCGGTTATTTCAATTTTTGAAGTTTTGATGGTTTGGATTGGTTTTgagtattttttaatttgattttgcagTTGCTGAGGGAGATCACTCATGAAAATGTTGTGAAGCTTGTGAATGTTCACATCAATCATACAGACATGTCTCTGTATCTAGCCTTTGATTATGCCGAACATGACCTTTATGTGAGTCGACGACGCATTTGACTTGAAATTGTCATTTTGTTTTGCAGTTTACCAGTGTTTCCTGCTGAAAGTTTATAGTTTCTGAATGTCTTATTTTTTAGgttattttcatttaaatatttcattttttcatttaaatatgaGTTTTATATCAGATTTTGTGCTATTGTTACTTCAGTGTCTTAAAAAGTTGTGTGAATTTATATGGGAAGAAATATATGTAGGCAGCAAGGAATTGTTTCTTGTAGTTAGTTGAGTATAAAGATTGCAATCTTGAATGGCAGGAAATAATAAGACATCATAGAGATAAGGTCAACCAAGCGATTAACCAGTACACTGTTAAATCGATACTATGGCAGTTGCTCAATGGACTGAACTATCTGCACAGGTTAGTCTATTCTTTGTGAAGTTGAAGAAtattccattttattttttttcctgtGTTGATTTATTGTATTATTATACTTTCCCTCCAGTAATTGGATAATACATCGAGATTTGAAGCCATCGAATATATTGGTACGAGTTTTGCCACCTTATTATGATATGATTAATAATTTTATCCCCCGAAGTAGACATTTGAGTTTAAATTTACTTGTCCATCTTTTATCTGTGGACTCATTTTTCTAACGAGCTTTCTTCAAAAAGGTTATGGGTGATGGGGAGGAACATGGAGTTGTTAAAGTTGCTGATTTTGGGCTTGCAAGGATATATCAAGCCCCTCTGAAGCCATTATCTGAAAATGGGGTATGGGTACATTTTTCATCTGTGTATTTGAGAAATCTTCATGTATATTCTCTGCATGATTCttctatttttaatatttgactTGAAATCTGGCTATGCATATAATACCTGCAGTAAGACTACATTAAATGTTTATGCACTATCCCAGCTTTCTGCTGTAAGCTTACTGAGTGATGGATATTGTTATTTGTTTCAAGTTTAACTTGTTGAACTGTTGAGCCTTCCGTCAAAACTTATGTGTTTTGATTCTCTATGTGTTTGCCGTTGGGTCTATTGTCATCTTTAACTTCAATTAGCTGTGCACTTGTACTTCATTTTACCTTTTGATATGTTTGATCGTTTAGATTCCTGATTTATAAAATACTGACATGCAGGTTGTTGTAACCATTTGGTATCGTGCTCCCGAGTTGCTTCTTGGAGCGAAACATTATACCAGTGCTGTTGGTATCCTTTAATTTTAGGGGTGTGTATCTTTCCCCCTCCATCTCTGTGTGTGTTGTGTGTCAAGatttactgtataaaagattatGTTAACTTTGGAGTTACACTTGTGTGATGTTATGATCGTTATCAATCCATCAAGGGTATTTCTTCAGTCTTTTAACCCGTGTTgtactttttttttattacattggTGTTTTTGCTATCCTTAGTTTGACTTGAGGTTGATGTCTGAATAAGTTACGGTTTTGATGAATCTGACACAGCAATATTTAGAACAGAGCATACACAAAAGGTTGACATGGTATGACTAACTTTTGATGAATGTAATTTATTTAGTGGATGTAGTTAATGTTGGGGACTTTGGTACACATAATTGAAAGATAGACTAATCAATTGTGTGTGATAAATAAATGTGTCTGAATTCCCTTTGATCTCATTCTAATAGCGGTTCAGTTACTTTTCCTTAAAGAGACATTTAGATATGTGGGCTGTGGGGTGCATTTTTGCTGAGTTGTTGACCTTGAAGCCACTGTTTCAAGGTGCAGAAGTCAAAGCTACACCAAATCCTTTTCAGGTACTTGATGCTAAAACTTGTGTTCTTTTTATTCTACAGTTGAGTATTATTATTGGATGTAGTATCATTGTTGGATTCTAAATAATCATTGTTCCACTTGTGCAGCTTGATCAACTTGACAAGATATTCAAGGTTTTAGGTAATTTATTTGCTTACTGTTTTCCTTTCTCCATGTTGGGGGATGTTTATTCTCTTGATGATATCCCAAACCCACATCCTGGTCATTGTTAATGTGTCAGGCCATCCCACATCAGAAAAATGGCCCTCCTTACAACATCATCCCCATTGGCAACAGGATACACAACATATACAAGGACACAAATAGTAAGATCATTAATTGCTGTGTAATTCTAATAAATGCAGGATAGACATATTTTCATAGTGTTGAGTcctttgttttctcttttacgTGCTTGTTCTTTGTAACTGATAtgcatatatttttttcttcatgaaACTAATGGACCTGTTCTGCTTTTTGCAAACAGTGACAATGCTAATCTCTATAGTGTTGTACACCTATCTCCAAAAAGTCCTGCATATGACCTTTTGTCAAAGATGCTTGAGTaagtatttcctttttcatttaaATTCTAAATGATGCTAAGTTGAACATGATGAAAAGTTACCCCCTTATGTGCTAATGATTTAGTGATATCCCCCACAATACTGTGATAGGGTGGTCAAATAAGCCTCAATATTTCGTTGCCTTATCCAGGTGGttatgggtttgtgtttttttgttACTTATGTTTTCTAACTTtgtgatcatcttcttcatcataaTCATTGTCATCATCACTTATTGTTGTAATTGTTCCTGTTGTTAATTTTATAGTTTCGGTTCACATGTTAATTTGTTTCAAACATTCCCTACCTCTTTCTATACTGTGAATAGCGCCGCTTTTGCGGCTAATCGTGGTGCAGTTATGGTGCCCACTGCAAAACGTTTTGCAGGTGCGGCTACTGCGACCCCAAATTGCGCTGGAATTGCGCCGAATTTGTCATGTCGCAGCCGCCACAGGGACTTTTGTTTCTTATGGCCAGAAAAAAATTGATGTGGATGAGAAAAGAATAAAAACAATGAAGAGGAAGGGCATCTagtcaaagaagaagaaaggacgAAAGAAGGATGCAAAGATGAGGGATCTAAGAAACAAATGAAGAAAGCAGAAGAAATGCGGCGCCTTGGTAGTCTGTTTGCAGGGATACAAAATCCTTGAGATCTAGGGTTAGATTAGAATGGGCTTGGTCACGTACCacttaaaactattaaaaaatgtgaaaagtaAACAAGATAGGATTCATACCCTGGGCAACGCAGCTCTATAAGTCTGCAAACCTAGTGAGCCACTACCATGCTGTAGAACTTTGGTATATAtagtattaattatttaataaatagtaTTAATTATGATTCATAGTTATATATACTTAGTCCCTCCTGTCTTGATTATAAGTACAAAAATACTCATGTTTTGTggttgaaaattaaaacaaatctaGTATGATTTAACTGGTATGAACTAAGGGTTAATTGAGTTAAAGTAGCGAAAGGACCAGAGTTCAAACCCTGGTAAAGGGGAAAAAGTATACTAACATACTAACAGTTGCCAATTAAAGAAaactaatttaacctaatttaatGATATCATTCTTGAAATGCCCTTCAAGTagtattgattttattttctacTAACCTTTTTATTCTTAGGGAACAAGTTTCCACGAAATTCAATTTAGGA
Encoded proteins:
- the LOC131661077 gene encoding cyclin-dependent kinase E-1-like; amino-acid sequence: MGDGNRSSSNKPEWLQQYDLIGKIGEGTYGLVFLARIKSATNRGKSIAIKKFKQSKDGDGVSPTAIREIMLLREITHENVVKLVNVHINHTDMSLYLAFDYAEHDLYEIIRHHRDKVNQAINQYTVKSILWQLLNGLNYLHSNWIIHRDLKPSNILVMGDGEEHGVVKVADFGLARIYQAPLKPLSENGVVVTIWYRAPELLLGAKHYTSAVDMWAVGCIFAELLTLKPLFQGAEVKATPNPFQLDQLDKIFKVLGHPTSEKWPSLQHHPHWQQDTQHIQGHKYDNANLYSVVHLSPKSPAYDLLSKMLEYDPKRRITAAQALEHEYFKMEPQPGRNALVPCQPGEPFVNYPTRPVDTTTDFEGTTNMQQSQPVSSGAAIAGNMPGGHVSNRPVPRPMNVGMQRMHQLQAYNLPSQPGMGSGINPAGIPMQRGVPQQAHQQQQLRRKDQMGMPGYPPQQKPRRM